In one window of Nitrospinota bacterium DNA:
- the purD gene encoding phosphoribosylamine--glycine ligase, which produces MRILIVGSGGREHTLAWKIAQSQKVSKIYCAPGNAGTRELAENIDISVDDIHGLREFAEKKKIDLTVIGPELPLTMGIVDEFQKSGLRIFGPDKKAAEVEGSKIYTKNLLKKYNIRTAESEIFSSPLDAKNYLKQIKTPFVVKADGLAAGKGVMICKTPEEGREAISLIMEKKIFGDAGNSVIIEEFLSGEEASFLIFTDGENILPMVTSQDHKPIYDDDKGPNTGGMGAYSPAPIVNDSLFENIVREIMLPTIKGLASEGRTYKGVLYGGLMISNNQAKVLEFNVRFGDPEAQPILVRMKSDLVPVLEAAVDGNLDKINIEWSDQASVCVVMSSKGYPGSYEKGKEIKGIEEASRLKDVVIFHAGTAYQNNQLVNNGGRVLGVTALGDDIEDAIQKAYEAVKMIEWEGVHYRKDIGKKALKYYKK; this is translated from the coding sequence TGCAGGGACAAGAGAATTGGCTGAAAATATAGATATTTCTGTAGATGATATTCATGGATTAAGAGAATTTGCAGAGAAAAAGAAAATAGACCTTACAGTGATTGGTCCTGAGCTTCCTTTAACTATGGGGATAGTAGATGAGTTCCAAAAATCTGGATTAAGAATATTTGGTCCAGATAAAAAAGCCGCTGAGGTTGAAGGGAGCAAGATATATACCAAGAATCTATTAAAAAAGTACAATATACGAACAGCAGAGAGTGAGATTTTTTCTTCTCCTTTAGATGCAAAAAACTATCTTAAACAGATCAAGACTCCTTTTGTGGTTAAGGCTGACGGATTGGCAGCAGGAAAAGGGGTTATGATATGTAAAACCCCTGAAGAAGGTAGAGAAGCTATTTCTTTAATAATGGAGAAAAAGATATTTGGAGATGCTGGGAATAGTGTCATTATAGAAGAGTTCTTGTCTGGTGAAGAGGCCTCTTTTCTCATTTTTACTGATGGGGAAAATATTCTTCCTATGGTTACCTCCCAGGATCATAAACCCATATATGATGACGATAAGGGTCCCAATACAGGAGGCATGGGAGCATACTCACCAGCTCCGATTGTAAATGATAGTTTATTTGAAAATATCGTAAGGGAGATTATGCTTCCTACAATAAAGGGATTAGCATCTGAAGGGAGGACTTATAAAGGGGTTCTTTATGGGGGGCTTATGATATCGAATAATCAGGCAAAGGTTCTAGAGTTCAATGTTAGATTTGGCGATCCCGAAGCCCAGCCCATTTTAGTAAGAATGAAAAGCGATCTCGTTCCTGTATTAGAGGCTGCAGTTGATGGAAACCTTGATAAAATAAATATTGAGTGGAGCGATCAAGCATCTGTCTGCGTGGTTATGTCTTCAAAGGGATATCCAGGCAGTTATGAAAAGGGTAAAGAGATTAAAGGAATAGAGGAAGCCAGCAGACTGAAAGATGTTGTCATATTTCATGCTGGCACGGCATATCAAAATAATCAATTGGTTAATAACGGAGGCAGGGTTCTGGGTGTGACGGCCTTAGGTGATGATATAGAAGATGCTATTCAAAAGGCGTATGAGGCAGTTAAAATGATAGAGTGGGAAGGTGTGCACTACAGAAAAGATATTGGGAAAAAGGCTTTGAAATATTATAAAAAGTAA
- the groES gene encoding co-chaperone GroES translates to MKVRPLQDRILVKRLEEKEEKKGGIIIPDTAKEKPQEGKVIAVGSGKILDNGKRQPLEVKKGDKVLFGKYSGTEVKIDEEEYLIMREEDILGIIE, encoded by the coding sequence ATGAAAGTTCGTCCTTTGCAAGATAGGATCTTGGTGAAGAGACTGGAAGAAAAGGAGGAAAAAAAGGGAGGCATTATCATTCCGGATACTGCAAAAGAAAAACCTCAAGAAGGGAAGGTTATAGCGGTAGGTAGCGGCAAGATTTTAGACAACGGAAAGAGACAGCCTTTGGAGGTAAAGAAGGGTGATAAGGTTTTGTTTGGAAAATATTCAGGGACAGAAGTAAAGATAGATGAGGAAGAGTATCTCATTATGAGAGAAGAGGATATCTTAGGGATAATTGAATAA